The Euphorbia lathyris chromosome 3, ddEupLath1.1, whole genome shotgun sequence genome contains a region encoding:
- the LOC136221930 gene encoding ribosome-inactivating protein cucurmosin-like, with the protein MLKTITLVSCLFPPYSVQVGKMKKMLMLLATWLCCNIAIGSCQYAAITYPSVSFTTHLASDGSYRSLMSSLRKELDSNSESHEIPILRKPSEITDKNKYLLVNLINNVTRYDVTLAITVVNVYVIGFKSGGNSFFLSDAPSDATKLLFDGTSKKKLTLGTNYASLGDRSKVGLGIGPLKKAIDTLYSFNGVVTTEVKNSLLVVIQMVAEAGRFQYIQKQIENELLGEYKPKSDTISLENSWDALSKQIQQCGRNGIFTAPVTLKNADGSNKIISSVSQVKPDISILLYYKGSGKTVEEERSGEILAEEVVEKWLSVL; encoded by the exons ATGCTGAAAACCATCACTTTGGTGTCTTGCTTATTCCCTCCTTATTCT GTGCAAGTtggaaagatgaagaagatgttgATGCTTTTGGCAACATGGTTATGCTGCAACATTGCAATCGGGTCATGTCAATATGCAGCAATTACGTACCCAAGTGTGTCATTTACTACCCATCTTGCCAGTGATGGAAGCTACAGAAGCTTAATGTCCTCTTTACGAAAAGAGTTAGACAGTAACTCTGAAAGCCATGAAATTCCAATACTGCGAAAGCCATCAGAAATTACAGACAAAAATAAGTATCTTCTGGTAAATCTGATAAATAACGTAACCAGATATGATGTTACATTAGCAATAACTGTTGTTAATGTATATGTGATTGGGTTTAAATCCGGCGGTAATTCCTTCTTCTTAAGCGATGCTCCTTCTGATGCAACAAAACTCCTCTTTGATGGAACAagcaaaaaaaaactaacactGGGTACCAATTATGCCAGTTTGGGAGATAGATCCAAAGTTGGATTAGGAATCGGGCCATTAAAGAAAGCAATCGATACACTTTATAGCTTCAATGGTGTTGTTACCACTGAAGTTAAAAACAGTCTTCTTGTTGTTATACAAATGGTTGCAGAAGCTGGAAGATTCCAATACATTCAGAAACAGATAGAGAATGAATTATTAGGGGAGTATAAGCCGAAAAGCGACACTATTAGTCTCGAAAACTCATGGGATgctctttctaaacaaatccaaCAATGTGGTAGGAACGGAATATTTACAGCCCCGGTGACATTGAAAAATGCTGACGGTAGTAACAAAATTATATCCAGTGTTTCACAAGTTAAACCAGATATTTCAATCTTGCTTTACTATAAAGGATCTGGAAAAACAGTTGAAGAAGAACGATCTGGGGAAATTCTTGCTGAAGAAGTTGTGGAAAAGTGGCTCTCAGTGCTCTAA